One genomic region from Nitrosopumilus sp. encodes:
- a CDS encoding 50S ribosomal protein L1, with protein sequence MITESQLVDLVKEAKAATKERKFKQSVELIVTFKDIDVKKGFAINEVVQLPKTSSPATVCIIATGDMSQKAKAANADSVIGTEELDKFGTNKRESRKFINKYDFFLADTKIMPTVGKTLGQLLGPRGKMPTPVPFDASIEAFLERFRSCIKVRTRASLSISAKIGDVTMEDADLAINAHAVLNAIEKKLPNGEKNMKKILVKTTMGKPIKQAQEVKKKYA encoded by the coding sequence ATGATCACAGAGAGTCAGCTCGTCGATTTGGTAAAAGAGGCAAAAGCTGCTACCAAAGAGAGGAAATTCAAACAATCTGTGGAATTAATCGTAACTTTCAAAGATATTGATGTAAAGAAAGGATTTGCAATTAACGAAGTTGTTCAGCTTCCAAAGACAAGTTCTCCAGCAACTGTTTGCATTATTGCAACAGGTGACATGAGCCAAAAAGCAAAAGCTGCAAATGCAGATTCTGTAATTGGAACTGAAGAACTAGATAAATTTGGAACTAACAAAAGAGAATCTAGAAAATTCATAAACAAATATGATTTCTTTTTGGCAGATACAAAAATCATGCCAACTGTCGGTAAAACATTGGGTCAACTTTTAGGTCCAAGAGGAAAAATGCCAACACCTGTTCCTTTTGATGCATCAATTGAAGCATTCTTGGAAAGATTTAGATCTTGTATCAAAGTAAGAACAAGAGCATCACTATCCATTTCAGCTAAAATTGGAGATGTAACAATGGAGGATGCAGATTTAGCAATTAACGCACATGCAGTCCTTAACGCAATTGAAAAGAAATTGCCAAACGGCGAGAAGAACATGAAAAAGATTTTGGTAAAGACTACAATGGGAAAACCAATCAAACAAGCACAAGAGGTTAAGAAGAAATATGCATGA